The Eleutherodactylus coqui strain aEleCoq1 chromosome 13, aEleCoq1.hap1, whole genome shotgun sequence genome includes a window with the following:
- the NPB gene encoding neuropeptide B — MLSLGSRSSLRLTLICSALALLLSCQRANAWYKQSTGPSYYSVGRASGLLSGIRRSPDIRRSEPENVGESTENMEDNFLNNFGSQRQGALLKSMALCVKDVSPNLHSCELLPDTSSTFQCKAQIYLSLDSSDCLGP; from the exons ATGCTGTCTCTAGGCTCTCGCTCTTCACTACGACTGACCTTGATATGCAGTGCCCTAGCTCTGCTGCTCTCCTGCCAACGTGCCAACGCCTGGTACAAGCAGTCCACTGGCCCCAGCTATTACTCTGTGGGAAGAGCATCAGGGCTGCTGTCTGGTATCCGCAGATCTCCAGACATTCGACGCTCGGAGCCTGAAAATGTAGGCGAGAGCACAGAGAATATGGAAGACAACTTCTTGAACAACTTTGGTAGCCAACGGCAAGGAGCGCTGCTCAAAAGTATG GCTCTGTGTGTAAAAGACGTATCGCCAAACCTTCACAGCTGCGAGCTTCTCCCCGACACCTCCAGCACCTTCCAGTGTAAAGCTCAGATTTACCTGTCACTGGACAGCTCCGACTGTCTCGGTCCCTGA